From Hartmannibacter diazotrophicus, a single genomic window includes:
- the ppa gene encoding inorganic diphosphatase has product MRIDAVPIGKNPPHDINVIIEVPLGGEPIKYEMDKEAGAMYVDRFLYTSMRYPGNYGFVPHTLSDDGDPIDVVIVNTRAIIPGAIMNCRPIGVLMMEDEAGIDEKIIAVPATKLTKRYEKVTNHTDLPEITLKQIEHFFEHYKDLEPGKWVKVLRWGDAEEARGLIMQAVENAKSKG; this is encoded by the coding sequence ATGCGCATCGACGCCGTGCCGATCGGAAAAAACCCGCCGCACGATATCAACGTCATCATCGAGGTGCCGCTGGGCGGCGAACCGATCAAGTACGAAATGGACAAGGAAGCCGGTGCGATGTACGTCGACCGCTTCCTCTATACGTCCATGCGCTACCCGGGCAATTACGGCTTCGTGCCGCATACGCTTTCCGACGACGGCGACCCGATCGACGTGGTGATCGTCAACACGCGGGCGATCATTCCCGGCGCGATCATGAACTGTCGTCCGATCGGCGTGCTCATGATGGAGGACGAGGCCGGCATCGACGAGAAGATCATCGCCGTTCCTGCCACCAAGCTGACGAAGCGCTACGAGAAGGTCACGAACCACACCGACCTTCCGGAGATCACGCTGAAGCAGATCGAGCATTTCTTCGAGCACTACAAGGACCTGGAGCCCGGCAAGTGGGTCAAGGTTTTGCGCTGGGGCGATGCGGAAGAAGCGCGCGGCCTGATCATGCAGGCGGTCGAGAACGCCAAGTCCAAGGGCTGA
- a CDS encoding glutathione S-transferase family protein, translated as MLTLFHWKDACSLASLITLKEAELEHDVYVVNLPAGDQRKPEFLALNPKGRVPALKTDRGILTETPAILIYLAQLAPDKKLAPFDDPFALATLQSFNAFLCSTVHVAHAHRMRGSRWADEQSSFDDMQRRVPGNIADGCRQIEETMFAGPWVMGETFSVADPYLFVICSWTKVDGVDIADFPKLHDHFRRMSDRPSVQAALAM; from the coding sequence ATGCTGACGCTGTTTCACTGGAAAGACGCCTGTTCACTGGCCTCGCTGATCACGCTGAAGGAGGCGGAACTGGAGCATGACGTTTATGTCGTGAACCTGCCCGCCGGCGATCAACGCAAACCCGAGTTTCTGGCGCTCAATCCCAAAGGCCGCGTGCCGGCGCTGAAGACGGACCGGGGAATCCTGACGGAAACGCCGGCGATCCTGATCTATCTGGCGCAGCTTGCCCCGGACAAGAAGCTCGCGCCGTTCGACGATCCCTTCGCCCTTGCAACGTTGCAGTCCTTCAATGCCTTCCTGTGCTCGACCGTTCATGTCGCTCACGCGCATCGCATGCGCGGATCGCGCTGGGCCGATGAACAAAGCTCGTTCGACGACATGCAGCGACGGGTTCCCGGCAATATCGCGGACGGCTGCAGGCAGATCGAAGAGACGATGTTCGCGGGTCCCTGGGTGATGGGCGAGACCTTCAGCGTGGCCGACCCTTATCTCTTCGTCATCTGTTCCTGGACCAAGGTCGACGGTGTCGATATCGCTGATTTCCCAAAGCTGCACGATCATTTCAGGCGCATGTCCGACCGGCCGTCCGTCCAGGCGGCCCTCGCCATGTGA
- a CDS encoding GNAT family N-acetyltransferase, translated as MSTMSIDIRRARLQDAPAIAEVHDLAWRNAYRGVLPGLDLERMVERRGPVWWQRALRRKVAIIVLEVDGHVVGYATLGPSRMRSLPHRGEIYEIYLRPEYQGIGLGRRLFQTARSMLDDMRLKGLAVRALQANDVAMGFYRRLGGKPLVETGERIGDQILPVVVFGWDLG; from the coding sequence ATGAGCACGATGTCCATCGATATCAGGCGGGCGAGACTGCAGGATGCCCCGGCGATCGCCGAGGTTCACGACCTTGCCTGGCGCAACGCCTATCGCGGCGTCCTTCCCGGTCTCGATCTGGAACGCATGGTGGAACGGCGCGGTCCGGTGTGGTGGCAGCGGGCGCTGAGGCGCAAGGTTGCGATCATCGTGCTGGAAGTCGACGGCCACGTGGTCGGCTACGCGACGCTGGGCCCGAGCCGCATGCGTTCGCTGCCGCATCGCGGCGAAATCTACGAAATCTATCTCAGGCCAGAATACCAGGGCATCGGCCTTGGCCGCCGCCTGTTCCAGACGGCCCGCAGCATGCTGGACGACATGCGGCTGAAGGGCCTTGCCGTGCGCGCGCTGCAGGCCAACGACGTGGCGATGGGCTTCTATCGTCGGCTCGGTGGCAAGCCACTGGTGGAGACGGGCGAGCGGATCGGCGATCAGATTCTCCCGGTCGTCGTCTTCGGCTGGGATCTCGGCTAG
- a CDS encoding L,D-transpeptidase family protein: MQISQRFQNSRGWLVRVVAVASVSALLAACQADELGYGPKHTRSVSRETREEMTKLHMASSAPILMRIFKEESKFEVWKKDDTGKYALLKTFEICKWSGKLGPKQKEGDRQAPEGYYTITPALMNPNSSYYLSFNTGYPNAYDRSYGRTGSNLMVHGACSSAGCYAMTDEQIQEIYALARDAFRGGQRSFQLQAYPFRMTPENLARHLDDPNMPFWKMLKVGYDHFELTRQEPKVDVCGRKYVFDATPVDDARLSPVQACPELTVPQTLQMAVAAKQAKDDAETMVIAARLDEQRKRDEEHQRMLAEQRIMLAQKEAEREQRLANRKPIFETLFGDGGTETATALIQNPVTGPDGSPLPTPSPDAKVDVASSEAAPAQAQAQAQATPDAAVSEPATTASVAPAGQPAAQADPAQPTQMASAPTQSSPSYRDRLVKLISWF; encoded by the coding sequence ATGCAGATCAGCCAGCGCTTCCAAAATTCCCGCGGGTGGCTCGTGCGCGTCGTCGCCGTCGCCAGCGTGTCGGCCCTTCTCGCCGCCTGCCAGGCCGATGAACTGGGCTACGGTCCCAAACATACGCGCTCCGTGTCGCGCGAAACGCGCGAGGAGATGACGAAGCTCCACATGGCGTCCAGCGCGCCGATCCTGATGCGCATCTTCAAGGAAGAGAGCAAGTTCGAGGTCTGGAAGAAGGATGACACGGGCAAATACGCCCTGCTCAAGACCTTCGAGATCTGCAAGTGGTCCGGCAAGCTCGGGCCGAAGCAGAAGGAGGGCGACCGTCAGGCGCCGGAGGGCTATTACACCATCACGCCCGCGCTGATGAACCCGAATTCCAGCTACTATCTCTCCTTCAATACCGGCTATCCCAACGCCTATGACCGCTCCTACGGTCGCACGGGCAGCAACCTGATGGTCCACGGCGCCTGTTCGTCGGCCGGCTGCTATGCCATGACCGACGAGCAGATCCAGGAGATCTATGCGCTCGCCCGCGATGCCTTCCGCGGCGGCCAGAGATCCTTCCAGCTCCAGGCCTATCCCTTCCGGATGACGCCGGAGAACCTTGCCCGGCATCTCGACGACCCGAACATGCCTTTCTGGAAGATGCTGAAGGTCGGCTACGATCACTTCGAGCTGACGCGCCAGGAGCCGAAGGTCGACGTCTGCGGACGGAAATACGTCTTCGACGCCACGCCGGTCGACGATGCGCGCCTCAGCCCGGTCCAGGCCTGCCCCGAACTGACCGTGCCGCAGACGCTGCAGATGGCGGTTGCCGCCAAGCAGGCCAAGGACGACGCGGAGACGATGGTCATCGCGGCGCGGCTGGACGAGCAGCGCAAGCGCGACGAAGAGCATCAGCGCATGCTGGCCGAGCAGCGCATCATGCTGGCGCAGAAGGAAGCCGAGCGCGAGCAGCGCCTCGCCAACCGCAAGCCGATCTTCGAGACCCTCTTCGGCGATGGCGGCACCGAGACGGCGACAGCCCTGATCCAGAACCCGGTCACCGGACCTGACGGTTCTCCGCTGCCGACGCCTTCGCCGGATGCGAAGGTTGACGTCGCCAGCAGCGAGGCCGCTCCGGCGCAGGCACAGGCACAGGCACAGGCAACGCCAGACGCCGCCGTGAGCGAACCGGCCACAACCGCATCCGTGGCACCCGCCGGTCAGCCTGCCGCGCAGGCCGATCCCGCACAGCCGACACAGATGGCCTCGGCGCCGACGCAGTCGTCCCCGAGCTATCGGGACAGGCTGGTGAAGCTGATTTCCTGGTTCTGA